In Crinalium epipsammum PCC 9333, the following are encoded in one genomic region:
- a CDS encoding PepSY-associated TM helix domain-containing protein → MTMKFREIAFSLHQYLGLFLGIFLVIIGVTGSLLVFGHEIDHLLNPNLFKISPQGERVPIELVLNNIRQDYPELKLQSITLPQQPTDVYELRMLSSDSDSSAVNIYADPYKGVILGSRLEDEGFFNFLFNLHVYLLAGDTGMTIVGFVGLLLLLISVSGIIVWPGWRRFSQGFSIKWSANWRRINFDLHKVAGIFSVVFLLLIASTGSAIAFYSFVEPTVYLLTRTSLPSPPTSQPMAGIKPLSVDKILQKTNNILPSAKTTFISLPSSPSKPVKVRKKFLDEIHPTGENYVYIDQFSGKILRIESVLDAPLAARTLGALYPLHIGRYGGVISRIIHIFVGISTTSLFFTGLGMWWHRQKLKAKHNKIIKQSQKILIQRDRDGYWMNEWPWF, encoded by the coding sequence ATGACTATGAAATTTAGGGAGATTGCATTTAGCCTGCACCAATACTTGGGGCTATTTTTGGGAATATTTTTAGTGATCATAGGAGTGACAGGAAGCTTATTAGTTTTTGGTCACGAAATTGATCACTTGCTCAACCCCAATTTATTTAAAATTTCACCGCAAGGCGAACGAGTACCTATAGAATTAGTACTAAATAATATTCGCCAAGATTATCCAGAACTCAAATTACAAAGTATCACTCTGCCGCAGCAACCTACAGATGTATATGAGTTGCGGATGCTATCTAGTGATAGTGATAGCAGTGCAGTCAATATTTATGCTGACCCTTATAAAGGAGTAATACTAGGCTCTCGCTTAGAAGATGAAGGTTTTTTTAATTTCCTATTTAATTTGCACGTTTACTTGTTAGCTGGCGATACTGGCATGACAATTGTCGGTTTTGTTGGTTTGCTACTGCTGTTAATTAGTGTTAGTGGCATTATTGTTTGGCCTGGTTGGAGAAGATTTAGTCAAGGTTTTTCGATTAAATGGTCAGCTAATTGGCGACGAATTAATTTTGATCTACATAAAGTTGCAGGGATTTTTTCTGTAGTATTTCTGCTTTTAATTGCTTCAACTGGGTCTGCGATCGCATTTTATTCATTTGTTGAGCCAACAGTATATTTGTTGACTCGTACATCACTACCGTCTCCACCAACTTCACAACCTATGGCTGGCATCAAACCTTTATCTGTAGATAAAATATTACAAAAAACAAACAACATTTTACCCAGTGCAAAAACTACTTTTATTTCCCTGCCATCCAGCCCCAGTAAGCCCGTAAAAGTCCGTAAAAAGTTTTTAGATGAAATTCACCCTACTGGTGAAAATTATGTTTATATTGACCAATTTAGTGGCAAAATTTTAAGAATTGAAAGTGTTTTAGATGCACCTTTAGCAGCTAGAACTTTAGGCGCACTTTACCCGCTACATATTGGTAGATATGGTGGTGTGATTTCTAGGATTATTCATATTTTTGTCGGGATATCAACTACAAGTTTATTTTTTACAGGTTTAGGAATGTGGTGGCATCGTCAAAAGCTGAAAGCTAAACACAATAAAATTATCAAGCAAAGTCAAAAAATATTAATTCAGCGCGATCGAGATGGTTATTGGATGAATGAATGGCCTTGGTTTTAA
- a CDS encoding IS1634 family transposase: MLQKEEIEIKNIDHLGIVAGIVDDLGLVEKINKIVGVDSREKISTGQVVKAIILNGLGFVSRPLYLFSQFFEDKAIEHLLGKEIKAEDLNDDKLGRTMDKLYRVGLSELFLLIALDTIKKYQITTKYSHLDSTSLHLHGEYQADNPKKEKGIIKENPIYITQGYSRDHRPDLKQCVMDLIVSSDGDVPLFFRAGDGNESDKAVFGKILLEFKKQIDFESIMVCDSALYSQNNLKLIANLKWISRVPFSLKLAKSLVQSVTSSQLEKSSQEGYSYCEQKVSYGGIEQRWLIVESAERKKSDLDKLNRQIEQEAKSAATEVAKLLKVEFSQTGEAKLKYQEFNQQFKYYQIEKFKILKACNKLGKTIYKIQAELTQNFDYIVSYKQQAGRFILATNCLDDKQLSTSEILSVYKQQQSCERGFRFIKDPLFFADSLFVKNPERVETMMMLMGLCLLVYSIGQRQLRLSLLSSKTKVKNQLGKLTNNPTLRWIFQCFQGIHVLVLQGVKQIINLTKERQLFLQFLPAHCQKYYFSS, translated from the coding sequence ATGCTTCAAAAAGAAGAAATTGAAATTAAAAATATAGATCATTTGGGAATAGTAGCCGGAATAGTTGATGACTTAGGGCTAGTTGAAAAAATTAATAAAATAGTGGGAGTTGATAGTAGGGAAAAAATAAGTACAGGTCAGGTAGTTAAAGCAATTATTTTAAATGGTCTTGGTTTTGTGTCTAGACCTTTATATCTATTTTCACAGTTTTTTGAAGATAAAGCTATAGAACATTTACTAGGGAAGGAAATCAAAGCAGAAGATTTAAATGATGATAAATTGGGCAGAACAATGGATAAATTATATCGAGTGGGATTAAGTGAACTATTCTTATTGATTGCTTTAGATACCATTAAAAAATATCAAATAACGACTAAATATTCGCATTTAGATTCTACTTCACTACATTTACATGGAGAATATCAAGCCGATAATCCAAAAAAAGAAAAAGGAATAATTAAAGAGAACCCGATTTACATAACTCAAGGATACTCGCGTGACCATAGACCAGATTTAAAACAATGCGTAATGGATTTAATAGTAAGTAGTGATGGAGATGTACCTTTATTTTTTCGAGCAGGAGATGGCAATGAATCAGATAAAGCAGTGTTTGGCAAAATTTTATTGGAGTTTAAAAAACAAATAGATTTTGAAAGTATTATGGTATGTGATAGTGCCTTGTACAGTCAAAATAACTTAAAGTTAATTGCCAACTTGAAATGGATAAGCCGAGTACCTTTTTCTCTAAAGCTAGCTAAAAGTTTAGTTCAAAGTGTCACCAGTTCACAATTAGAAAAAAGCTCACAGGAAGGATATAGCTATTGTGAGCAAAAAGTTAGCTATGGAGGGATAGAGCAAAGATGGTTAATCGTAGAAAGTGCTGAAAGAAAAAAATCCGATTTAGACAAGCTGAACCGCCAGATTGAACAAGAAGCAAAAAGTGCAGCGACAGAAGTGGCTAAATTACTCAAGGTAGAATTTAGTCAAACTGGAGAAGCGAAATTAAAATACCAAGAATTTAATCAACAGTTTAAATATTATCAAATTGAAAAATTTAAAATTCTTAAAGCCTGTAACAAACTAGGTAAAACAATTTACAAAATTCAGGCTGAACTAACTCAAAATTTTGACTATATTGTCAGTTATAAGCAACAAGCAGGTAGATTTATTTTAGCTACAAACTGTCTGGATGACAAACAGTTAAGCACATCCGAAATTCTGAGTGTCTATAAACAACAACAATCCTGTGAGCGAGGTTTTAGATTTATCAAAGATCCTTTATTCTTCGCGGATAGTCTCTTTGTCAAAAATCCTGAAAGAGTCGAGACAATGATGATGCTGATGGGATTATGTCTCTTAGTTTATAGCATTGGGCAAAGACAATTACGTTTAAGTTTGCTCTCTTCAAAAACAAAAGTCAAAAATCAGTTAGGTAAATTAACAAATAATCCTACATTAAGATGGATATTTCAATGTTTTCAAGGTATTCATGTTCTAGTTCTTCAAGGCGTTAAACAAATTATTAATTTAACTAAAGAACGCCAGCTATTTTTGCAGTTTCTCCCTGCTCATTGTCAAAAATATTATTTTAGTTCATAA
- a CDS encoding leucine-rich repeat domain-containing protein, with product MKLTCTTKNSLPSIVNSVKFITTKLPLKVIVASALLIGVTGSMAMDTFVLTAPSYAKTISKTKVRTAKKRVIAKKPVIAKKPVITKKPVITKKPVTAIDTDTPDTPNAKDEVKFKDAKLEAAIRRQVEIPDSKRLTLEVLQGIKVLDANNAEITSLEGIQALRNLTILRLDGNKISDVTPLAGLTNLRNLRLDHSQISDVKPLTGLTNLSVLYLNKNQISDVTPLAGLINLRDLRLDQNQISDVTPLAGLINLRGLGLDQNQISDVKPLFGFVNLTTLYLNDNSDVTPLFSLANLTVLTLYDNKISDVKPLTALTNLTVLELDQNQISDVKPLASLARLTRLSLNDNQISDVEPLAGLAKLTSLRLSQNQISDVKPLTGLTNLSGLGLSDNPISNCQLLPEHFRRTCSQ from the coding sequence ATGAAACTTACCTGCACTACCAAAAATTCTTTACCTTCTATTGTTAATTCTGTTAAATTTATTACTACTAAATTACCTCTTAAAGTTATTGTCGCTTCAGCATTATTAATCGGTGTAACTGGAAGTATGGCTATGGATACCTTCGTACTTACTGCACCAAGCTATGCCAAAACTATTTCTAAAACGAAAGTTCGTACAGCTAAAAAGCGAGTTATAGCCAAGAAACCAGTTATAGCTAAAAAACCAGTTATAACCAAGAAACCAGTTATAACTAAAAAACCAGTTACAGCTATAGATACAGATACACCAGATACACCGAATGCTAAGGATGAAGTTAAATTTAAGGATGCTAAGTTAGAAGCTGCGATTAGGCGGCAAGTAGAAATTCCCGATAGCAAGCGACTAACGCTAGAAGTCCTGCAAGGGATAAAAGTTTTAGATGCCAATAATGCAGAAATAACGTCATTAGAGGGAATTCAAGCACTGCGTAATCTAACTATTCTGAGATTGGATGGCAACAAAATCAGTGATGTGACCCCACTGGCGGGTTTGACTAATCTGAGGAATCTAAGATTGGATCACAGCCAAATCAGTGATGTGAAACCACTAACGGGTTTGACTAATCTGAGCGTTCTGTACTTGAATAAAAACCAAATCAGTGATGTGACCCCACTGGCGGGTTTGATTAATCTGAGGGATCTGAGATTGGATCAAAACCAAATCAGTGATGTGACCCCACTGGCGGGTTTGATTAATCTGAGGGGTCTGGGATTGGATCAAAACCAAATTAGTGATGTAAAACCACTCTTCGGTTTTGTTAATCTAACTACGCTGTACTTGAATGACAACAGTGATGTGACCCCACTCTTCAGTTTGGCTAATCTAACTGTGCTGACCTTGTATGACAACAAAATTAGTGATGTAAAACCACTAACAGCTTTGACTAATCTAACTGTGCTGGAGTTGGATCAAAACCAAATCAGTGATGTGAAACCCCTGGCGAGTTTGGCTAGATTGACTAGGCTGAGCTTGAATGACAACCAAATCAGTGATGTGGAACCACTGGCGGGTTTGGCTAAACTAACTTCGCTGAGATTGAGTCAGAACCAAATCAGTGATGTTAAACCACTAACGGGTTTAACTAATCTGAGCGGTCTGGGATTGAGTGACAACCCAATTTCTAACTGTCAACTATTACCCGAACACTTTCGTCGCACCTGTAGCCAGTGA
- a CDS encoding WD40 repeat domain-containing protein, with amino-acid sequence MYYKMKCGMWVLVWNLKTRQSRWVRPIQNHAIQTTDTPFCQVEFSPNSRLLATSLPSPSNKLQSGVRIWNVLEGTLQQVIPMAVVPYINPNKPHFAFSPDSSVLGFVTLVKGYSQLHLWNLSARKLQAQLQARLQAVDVDNLVSIEDFVFSPNQQDVMALAFSFDGLKFSYIYRWQIKTGKLQQNWQKSRFTLDRTDSILALSPDSQTFVYGGEVGGYNISNFSTTYKRFPFPQALSPTSGSTRVVFSPDGQQMAIESNGQTINIIH; translated from the coding sequence ATGTATTACAAAATGAAGTGCGGAATGTGGGTTTTAGTTTGGAATCTCAAGACCCGGCAATCACGTTGGGTAAGACCCATTCAAAATCACGCGATTCAAACCACTGACACCCCATTTTGTCAGGTTGAGTTCAGTCCGAATAGTCGCCTCCTCGCCACGAGCCTTCCCAGCCCTTCTAACAAGTTGCAATCAGGAGTCCGCATTTGGAATGTACTAGAAGGAACGTTGCAACAAGTTATTCCAATGGCAGTCGTACCATACATTAATCCCAACAAACCTCACTTTGCATTTAGCCCAGACAGTTCTGTGTTAGGGTTCGTCACTTTAGTTAAGGGCTATTCTCAACTGCATTTGTGGAATCTTTCTGCCCGAAAACTGCAAGCTCAACTACAAGCTCGACTACAAGCGGTAGATGTAGATAATTTGGTGTCAATTGAGGATTTTGTTTTCAGTCCCAATCAGCAAGACGTAATGGCATTGGCATTTTCGTTCGATGGACTAAAGTTTAGCTATATTTATCGTTGGCAGATAAAAACGGGAAAGTTACAACAAAATTGGCAAAAATCGCGGTTTACCCTTGATCGTACCGATAGTATTTTGGCACTGAGTCCCGACTCTCAAACCTTTGTCTATGGAGGAGAGGTGGGTGGATACAACATCAGTAATTTTTCAACCACCTACAAACGGTTTCCGTTTCCTCAAGCTCTTAGCCCAACAAGTGGGTCAACGAGGGTGGTTTTTAGCCCTGATGGTCAACAGATGGCGATTGAGAGCAATGGTCAGACTATAAATATCATTCATTAA
- a CDS encoding ExbD/TolR family protein, producing MRLPDEPELPSQINIVPMIDVVFAILTFFIMSSLFLSRSEGLSVNLPKATTAKSQRPSQITVTVDQQGQLALNRKPVQLDSLETSVRQLIKPNEEALVILNADQGINHGQVVEVMDRLRKIKEAKLAIAAQKR from the coding sequence ATGCGTCTACCCGATGAACCAGAACTACCATCTCAGATCAACATCGTACCGATGATCGATGTGGTATTTGCTATTCTGACGTTTTTTATCATGTCTAGCTTGTTTCTATCTCGTTCGGAAGGTCTTTCTGTGAATTTGCCCAAGGCAACGACGGCTAAATCTCAGCGTCCTAGTCAAATTACTGTAACAGTTGACCAGCAAGGGCAATTAGCACTGAATCGCAAGCCAGTTCAGCTAGATAGTTTGGAAACATCAGTGCGTCAGTTAATTAAGCCTAATGAAGAGGCATTAGTAATACTAAATGCCGATCAAGGTATTAATCACGGTCAAGTTGTGGAAGTGATGGATCGCTTGCGTAAAATCAAAGAAGCAAAGTTAGCGATCGCCGCACAAAAACGCTAG
- a CDS encoding energy transducer TonB: MGVSTIAVEQREKEEQQLRSFLTYSLIGSVVTHISLLILSTLWVKPAEVAAEEPIEIEIVDAPSIEETKPPENTELPAEATAGGGSGGSGGGFAGGSGGGAGASEIETSSASAQVAPKSVSADPRLSSITSAPLPSIAPQPEVPQFKIPDVPPPLSTRQIVSSLLPAPPVVPQLDPIPTPVASVPQEPVKPIPEETPAPDPTPLASLPSDAIAEPVKPTPTPSPSPTPTPTPSPVVNASPPVQPSQPATPRFPNFGSLAQKVTNFINPKNNTPTLPPLAANSLVPSNNTGGANNSSKVAVGTSNAFGANRGTGSGTGSGTGTGNGNGSGFGSGSGTGSGFGTGSGTGTGDGSGTGTKVATGSRNINRTPPAPRSGNTRPNCNPCTKPRHPSGAEELEGTVVVKMDVDKDGNVSNINLASGSGHNILDQTALETVRNEWKFTKSDNGEAGIKKKITFTLEGSNYNRTALERQRLADKKQKERQQQQERQRQALESQEKLDLERQQREANQLMQPVPAGIPDNRLPLPSVPSTPAAPPPTPAAPLPTPAPVPSISVPPVPEPNEMEQAPPPDPSASP; the protein is encoded by the coding sequence ATGGGCGTGTCAACGATTGCTGTAGAGCAGCGAGAAAAAGAAGAGCAGCAGTTGAGATCTTTCCTCACCTACAGCCTCATCGGTTCAGTGGTAACGCATATCAGCTTGTTGATCCTCAGTACATTGTGGGTCAAACCTGCTGAAGTAGCTGCCGAAGAGCCGATAGAGATTGAAATTGTTGACGCGCCCAGTATTGAAGAAACAAAACCGCCTGAAAACACCGAACTTCCAGCTGAAGCCACCGCAGGTGGAGGTTCTGGTGGCTCTGGTGGTGGCTTCGCTGGTGGTTCCGGTGGTGGCGCAGGAGCAAGTGAGATAGAAACAAGTAGTGCCTCTGCACAAGTAGCTCCCAAAAGTGTGAGCGCTGATCCACGCCTATCCTCAATAACTTCAGCACCATTACCGTCAATAGCTCCTCAGCCTGAAGTCCCGCAATTTAAAATACCGGATGTTCCTCCACCGCTATCAACAAGGCAAATTGTCAGTAGCTTACTACCTGCACCACCAGTAGTTCCCCAACTAGATCCCATTCCGACACCTGTTGCTAGTGTGCCGCAGGAACCAGTCAAACCCATACCAGAAGAAACTCCTGCCCCTGACCCAACACCTCTTGCAAGCCTTCCATCAGATGCAATAGCGGAACCAGTCAAACCTACACCTACGCCATCACCTAGCCCAACTCCCACTCCTACTCCATCACCTGTTGTTAATGCTTCTCCACCTGTTCAACCCTCCCAACCTGCAACACCTCGATTCCCAAATTTCGGGTCACTGGCACAAAAAGTTACAAATTTTATTAATCCCAAAAACAATACGCCAACGCTTCCACCACTAGCAGCGAATTCTTTAGTACCATCTAACAATACTGGTGGGGCAAACAATTCTTCAAAAGTTGCTGTGGGTACTAGCAATGCTTTTGGAGCAAATAGAGGTACTGGTAGTGGTACTGGCTCTGGTACAGGCACAGGTAATGGTAACGGCTCTGGTTTTGGTAGTGGTAGTGGTACTGGTAGCGGCTTTGGGACTGGTAGCGGTACGGGTACTGGTGACGGCTCTGGTACTGGTACAAAGGTGGCTACAGGATCAAGAAATATTAATAGAACCCCCCCTGCACCTAGATCGGGGAATACCCGTCCGAACTGCAATCCTTGTACTAAACCAAGACATCCTTCTGGGGCTGAAGAATTAGAAGGCACAGTAGTTGTCAAGATGGATGTTGATAAAGATGGCAATGTCAGCAATATCAATCTTGCTAGCGGTAGTGGTCATAACATCCTCGATCAGACAGCACTGGAAACTGTCAGAAACGAGTGGAAGTTTACAAAATCTGACAACGGAGAAGCGGGGATTAAGAAAAAAATTACCTTTACTTTGGAGGGTTCTAACTACAACCGTACCGCTTTGGAACGTCAACGTTTAGCAGACAAGAAACAAAAGGAACGTCAGCAACAGCAAGAGCGTCAACGCCAAGCTTTGGAATCTCAAGAAAAATTAGATCTTGAACGTCAGCAACGAGAAGCTAATCAGTTAATGCAGCCAGTTCCGGCTGGTATTCCAGACAATAGATTGCCGCTACCAAGTGTGCCATCAACTCCAGCAGCGCCGCCACCAACTCCAGCAGCACCGCTACCAACTCCAGCACCAGTACCATCTATAAGCGTTCCACCTGTACCAGAGCCAAATGAGATGGAACAAGCTCCACCACCAGATCCATCTGCATCTCCTTAG
- a CDS encoding MotA/TolQ/ExbB proton channel family protein yields the protein MGISNLFVAGGIVMWPLLAFSVLGFALIIERVAFWWRINNRQERIVREALNFYRRNNVVNTLNKLKQNADLPLARIFLSALELEEATPEEFRLALESEAQAEIPLLKRFNNIFDTIISLAPLLGLLGTVLGLISSFASLQLGDVGGTKTAGVSAGISEALVSTASGLVVAIFILMFSNTFRGLYQRQIALIQEYGGHLELLYRRRYEGERSYASTR from the coding sequence ATGGGAATTTCTAATCTTTTTGTTGCTGGTGGTATAGTCATGTGGCCACTGCTAGCATTTTCGGTACTAGGGTTCGCACTAATTATTGAGCGAGTCGCTTTTTGGTGGCGTATTAATAACCGACAAGAGCGCATAGTCAGAGAAGCCCTGAATTTTTATCGTCGTAACAATGTTGTCAATACTTTAAATAAGCTCAAGCAAAATGCTGATTTGCCTCTTGCTCGGATTTTTTTGTCAGCATTAGAACTTGAAGAAGCAACTCCAGAAGAATTTCGCTTGGCTTTAGAAAGCGAAGCTCAAGCAGAAATTCCTTTGCTAAAACGTTTTAATAACATATTTGACACAATTATTAGCCTTGCGCCTTTACTAGGTCTTTTAGGAACAGTTTTAGGTTTGATTAGCTCATTTGCTTCGCTCCAGCTTGGTGATGTGGGTGGTACTAAAACTGCTGGCGTAAGTGCTGGGATTAGTGAGGCTCTTGTATCTACGGCTTCTGGCTTAGTAGTGGCTATCTTTATTTTGATGTTCTCTAATACATTTCGGGGTTTATACCAACGCCAAATAGCTCTAATTCAAGAGTATGGCGGACATTTGGAACTTCTCTATCGCCGTCGTTATGAAGGAGAACGTAGTTATGCGTCTACCCGATGA
- a CDS encoding TonB-dependent receptor domain-containing protein, giving the protein MQKQLVNSAWMAGVVSVIIAQPVRADIAQITNVRVNPTAGGLEIILETADRSRPQVILYSSRGAFVADIIAQLRIPQGTVYSANSSSTGITSVTVSAVDANTTRLTVTGNGGIPTGGVNSQGQGLIFSLTPATAVNTAETQVAPSVNPGMTTSDADNGTATSNDDEDVEEIVVTASRRPEVLRNVSRSVTVIPRAEIEQQTNLSRNLTDVLGKFVPGLGAPTQTTETNYQSMRGRSALILIDGIPQNANTSTAFANELRTIDPSAIERIEVVRGASATYGNGATGGVINIITRRATEQKLSFQTDVSVNSSLSHFADSLGNSITQSLSGKSGNVDYTLSLARTDTGSFFDANGDRIPNWRSNLDNTENYNILGKLGVNLDSQQRLQLSANYFKDSTFSDYISDTSLDDNGIFPEKARAIRIDGLQYVNTNLPGNLTNNINLDYSHQNIFGSRVQAQAYYRTQTTFDQYGDVSLRNLSRTQRFRGLVQGELESEKLGARLQIETPLSQAINLLWGVDYSTEDNSQNFNILDKDLYTNSGNRILRATGDTRTFTPLYNVNNIGFFAQLQTKINDKLTLNGGVRNENIGFSVDDYTSIFGANIKGGSRNVSATVFNVGTAYNATDAISVFADFSQGFSIPDLGRVLRNPPDSFVDAGTSVNLTEPQKVNSYEVGVRGNWRSVKASLAAFYNNSDLGSRLVVVDPQSPLQVVRTPERFYGLEGTVDVEVGGGWQVGGTATLSEGEFQDVDDNDGDENTKEYLAFDVFRVQPTKLTAYLENKTTSSWSNRLQVLYVGDRNRAFEDGTQPLPIKGYMTVDYISSIKLGRGMLQVGVENLLNKQYFAVQSQDNGGYDFDSGNAAARGRSLRIGYALTW; this is encoded by the coding sequence ATGCAAAAGCAATTAGTTAATAGTGCTTGGATGGCTGGAGTAGTATCGGTAATAATTGCTCAACCTGTAAGAGCGGATATTGCTCAAATCACTAATGTAAGAGTTAACCCAACTGCTGGGGGTTTAGAAATAATTTTAGAAACAGCAGATCGCTCACGCCCTCAAGTAATTCTGTACAGTTCTAGAGGAGCGTTTGTTGCTGATATCATTGCCCAACTTCGCATTCCCCAAGGAACTGTATATAGCGCAAATAGTTCCTCAACAGGAATTACTTCTGTTACAGTTAGTGCCGTTGATGCCAACACTACTAGATTAACGGTAACTGGCAATGGAGGTATACCAACAGGAGGCGTAAATTCTCAGGGTCAGGGATTAATTTTCAGTTTGACACCTGCAACAGCAGTAAACACGGCTGAAACACAAGTTGCACCGAGTGTAAACCCAGGTATGACTACTTCTGATGCTGATAATGGAACAGCAACTTCAAATGATGATGAAGATGTTGAAGAAATAGTTGTAACGGCTAGTCGTAGACCAGAAGTTTTAAGAAATGTTTCGCGTTCTGTAACTGTAATTCCCCGTGCAGAAATTGAACAACAAACAAATTTATCTAGAAATTTAACTGATGTTCTTGGGAAATTTGTACCAGGTTTAGGTGCGCCAACACAAACTACTGAAACTAATTATCAATCAATGCGTGGTCGTAGCGCGTTAATTTTGATTGATGGCATTCCTCAAAATGCTAATACTTCGACTGCTTTTGCTAACGAACTTAGAACTATAGATCCCAGTGCGATTGAACGGATTGAGGTAGTGCGTGGTGCTAGTGCTACCTATGGGAATGGAGCAACAGGTGGTGTGATTAACATCATTACACGCAGAGCAACTGAGCAAAAGCTGTCTTTTCAGACTGATGTTTCAGTGAATAGTTCTTTAAGCCATTTTGCCGATAGTTTAGGTAACTCGATTACACAATCTTTATCTGGTAAAAGTGGGAATGTTGACTACACTCTAAGTTTGGCGCGTACAGATACGGGTAGCTTTTTTGATGCAAATGGCGATCGCATTCCCAATTGGCGCTCTAACTTAGATAATACGGAAAACTACAATATATTAGGAAAATTGGGAGTTAACTTAGATTCACAGCAACGCCTGCAACTCTCAGCTAATTACTTTAAAGATTCTACCTTTAGTGATTATATTTCAGATACCAGCCTTGATGATAATGGAATATTTCCAGAAAAAGCTCGTGCTATTCGCATTGACGGTCTTCAGTATGTTAATACTAATCTTCCAGGTAATTTAACTAACAACATCAATTTAGATTATTCGCACCAAAATATATTTGGTAGTAGAGTACAAGCACAAGCATACTATCGTACACAGACAACTTTTGATCAATATGGCGACGTAAGTCTTCGTAACCTTTCAAGGACGCAACGCTTTCGAGGACTGGTTCAAGGTGAACTAGAATCAGAAAAATTGGGTGCACGTTTGCAAATAGAAACTCCTTTGTCTCAAGCTATCAACTTGCTATGGGGAGTTGACTACTCTACTGAGGATAATTCTCAAAATTTTAATATTCTCGATAAAGATTTATATACTAATAGTGGCAATAGAATTCTACGTGCCACAGGTGATACTCGCACTTTTACACCTCTGTATAACGTTAATAACATTGGTTTTTTTGCTCAGTTACAAACAAAAATCAATGACAAATTAACTTTGAATGGTGGTGTCCGTAACGAAAATATTGGATTTAGCGTTGACGACTATACCAGCATATTTGGGGCGAATATTAAAGGTGGTTCGCGTAATGTCAGTGCAACTGTTTTTAATGTTGGGACTGCCTATAATGCTACTGATGCGATTAGTGTATTTGCTGACTTTTCCCAAGGTTTTTCAATTCCAGATTTAGGTCGTGTATTACGGAATCCACCTGACAGTTTTGTTGATGCTGGCACTTCTGTTAATTTAACTGAACCACAAAAAGTTAATAGTTATGAAGTAGGTGTACGTGGTAACTGGCGTTCTGTCAAAGCTTCCTTAGCTGCTTTTTATAACAACTCAGATTTAGGTTCAAGGTTAGTAGTAGTTGATCCACAAAGTCCGTTACAGGTAGTTAGAACCCCAGAAAGATTTTATGGTTTGGAAGGAACTGTAGATGTGGAAGTAGGAGGAGGATGGCAAGTAGGCGGAACAGCTACTTTGTCAGAGGGTGAATTTCAGGATGTCGATGATAATGATGGTGATGAAAACACAAAAGAGTATTTAGCTTTTGATGTTTTCCGCGTACAACCAACTAAGCTAACTGCATATTTGGAAAATAAAACTACTTCTAGTTGGAGTAATCGCTTGCAAGTTTTGTATGTAGGTGATCGTAACCGTGCTTTTGAAGACGGAACTCAACCTTTACCAATTAAGGGTTATATGACGGTGGATTATATCAGCAGCATTAAATTAGGTCGGGGTATGCTACAAGTTGGTGTAGAAAACTTGCTGAATAAACAGTACTTTGCTGTGCAATCACAAGACAATGGTGGCTATGATTTTGATTCGGGAAATGCAGCAGCTAGAGGTCGATCTCTCCGAATTGGCTACGCTTTAACTTGGTAG